A window from Fusarium musae strain F31 chromosome 8, whole genome shotgun sequence encodes these proteins:
- a CDS encoding hypothetical protein (MEROPS:MER0004146~EggNog:ENOG41), whose translation MTQDLVISRPGATYETQPPVAGPTESAFVETFGALLPAAQFLQTPRGKAAYYEIKPSSNDGNTKIDKVLFIHGVQTPALGMLPLARALEKSFPAAHLVLIDLWGHGLSDTPVAPHEASLFHELIDNLLDHLSWQSAHLVGFSFGGATTVSYVASRPSRVKSFTLVAPAGLLEMSMFTPEEQACLQGGDDAAAKKCVLNILEGGDLVVPADWKQRVASGEIVAEAVREWQMREHPGHTASVVAIFRDGGVMGSYAHFDKAAETGIPSLAVLGELDGLCSKEQLNTHGFKNVFVVPKAVHSVVRDQAEDVAKLIGDFWKTLEKQ comes from the coding sequence ATGACACAAGATCTTGTTATATCGCGCCCAGGGGCGACTTACGAGACTCAGCCGCCTGTTGCGGGGCCGACAGAGTCCGCGTTCGTCGAAACATTCGGAGCACTACTGCCAGCCGCCCAATTCCTTCAGACTCCCCGCGGCAAGGCTGCTTATTACGAGATCAAACCTTCATCCAACGATGGAAACACCAAGATTGACAAAGTACTGTTCATCCATGGTGTTCAGACCCCAGCGCTAGGCATGCTGCCCCTTGCCCGCGCTCTCGAGAAATCGTTCCCGGCTGCGCATTTGGTACTGATTGATCTCTGGGGCCACGGATTGAGCGATACACCCGTTGCTCCGCACGAAGCATCGCTATTCCACGAGCTTATTGACAACCTATTGGATCACCTGAGCTGGCAGTCTGCTCATCTCGTGGGCTTTTCCTTCGGCGGAGCCACTACTGTCAGCTACGTTGCATCCAGACCTTCGCGCGTCAAAAGCTTCACTCTCGTCGCGCCCGCAGGACTTCTAGAAATGTCCATGTTCACACCCGAAGAGCAGGCCTGTCTTCAAGGAGGCGACGACGCTGCTGCGAAGAAGTGCGTCTTGAACATTCTCGAGGGTGGAGATCTCGTTGTACCGGCGGATTGGAAGCAAAGGGTCGCCAGTGGTGAGATTGTTGCAGAGGCTGTGCGTGAGTGGCAGATGCGCGAACACCCAGGACATACGGCTTCGGTTGTTGCGATCTTTAGAGACGGCGGTGTGATGGGTTCGTATGCTCACTTTGATAAGGCGGCCGAGACTGGAATTCCTTCGCTCGCTGTGCTTGGAGAGCTGGATGGCCTGTGTAGTAAGGAACAACTTAATACGCATGGATTCAAGAATGTTTTTGTGGTTCCAAAGGCTGTTCATAGTGTTGTCAGGGACCAGGCTGAAGATGTCGCTAAACTCATCGGCGACTTCTGGAAGACACTGGAGAAGCAATGA
- a CDS encoding hypothetical protein (EggNog:ENOG41), whose amino-acid sequence MVCNQDWDLLKRGWREPRMLKYKPFPFALSHADFNLQHVIKQFITTMSITLEEHFLSRAAHSSVTATDDPIRGFPSSIINKLTDFDDKRIKNMDENNVAIQVLSHTPANFLTTETIIAGNDELAAAVRANKSRFAGFACLPMDDPVAATHELERCIKQHRFVGALIDNHSNGNFYDGREYDILWAKALELNVPLYIHPAWPSQKEKEALYSGGNLQSDSNSATALGAFAFGWHASTANTILRLMASNIFDRHPELKIIIGHSGELIPYMFDRINKATAFFGMKRGFVEVMHNNIWITTSGMFDVHSLRCLLGNMPLSQVMFSVDYPFSDNKLGKEYLETIRREGILDEDGIEAFASGNARRLLFHQDRENDIAA is encoded by the exons ATGGTGTGCAACCAAGACTGGGACCTACTGAAACGAGGCTGGCGGGAGCCCAGGATGCTTAA ATATAAGCCCTTTCCCTTTGCGCTCTCTCATGCCGACTTCAACCTTCAGCACGTTATCAAACAATTTATCACTACAATGAGTATCACACTGGAGGAGCACTTTCTCTCACGAGCAGCACACTCGTCGGTAACAGCTACAGATGACCCAATTCGTGGGTTTCCTTCCAGTATCATCAACAAGCTAACTGACTTCGACGATAAACGAATCAAGAACATGGATGAGAACAATGTAGCGATTCAAGTCCTGTCTCACACTCCAGCGAACTTTCTCACAACCGAGACAATAATAGCTGGTAACGATGAGCTTGCTGCAGCTGTTCGAGCGAACAAGTCTCGCTTCGCTGGCTTTGCGTGTCTTCCGATGGATGATCCCGTGGCAGCAACTCACGAGCTTGAAAGATGTATCAAACAGCATCGTTTCGTCGGTGCGCTAATCGATAACCATTCCAACGGCAACTTTTACGATGGTCGCGAGTACGATATTCTCTGGGCAAAAGCTTTGGAGCTAAATGTGCCGCTTTATATACATCCCGCGTGGCCGagccaaaaagaaaaagaggctttGTACTCGGGCGGTAATCTACAGTCAGACAGTAACTCGGCCACCGCACTTGGCGCCTTTGCTTTTGGATGGCATGCCAGCACTGCGAACACTATCTTGCGCCTGATGGCCAGTAACATTTTTGACCGCCACCCGGAGCTCAAAATCATCATTGGTCATTCTGGAGAACTCATACCATACATGTTTGACCGTATCAACAAGGCCACTGCATTCTTTGGCATGAAACGTGGGTTCGTCGAGGTGATGCATAATAACATCTGGATTACGACTTCTGGAATGTTTGATGTACATTCTCTGCGGTGCCTGTTGGGAAACATGCCTCTGAGTCAAGTCATGTTCAGTGTTGATTACCCCTTCAGTGATAACAAGCTTGGAAAGGAGTATTTAGAGACGATCAGGAGGGAAGGGATTCTTGACGAGGATGGGATTGAGGCTTTCGCTTCTGGGAACGCgagaaggttgttgttcCATCAAGACCGAGAAAACGATATAGCTGCGTAG
- a CDS encoding hypothetical protein (EggNog:ENOG41), whose protein sequence is MPVTEIKSQDDYEKLIKKYKVVIINALSNQIPYNSELFVLAKLDIGDAPDLAEKLDVQGVPFFMAYENGIRKDSVMMPSQSTLQKLLISWSDKAHELGK, encoded by the exons ATGCCTGTCACCGAAatcaaaagccaagacgaCTACGAGAAACTCATTAAGAAGTATaaagtcgtcatcatcaatgc ACTCTCCAACCAAATTCCCTACAATTCGGAATTATTCGTCCTCGCTAAACTCGATATCGGCGACGCACCCGATCTTGCCGAAAAGCTTGACGTTCAAGGTGTCCCTTTTTTCATGGCTTACGAGAATGGAATTAGGAAGGATAGTGTTATGATGCCCAGTCAGAGTACActccagaagcttctcatctccTGGTCTGATAAAGCTCATGAGCTGGGGAAATGA
- a CDS encoding hypothetical protein (EggNog:ENOG41): protein MKITAFTSALVGAASAADTLYLVNSWKGKEISSGMAYYANGHDATGGTGGSRPDDYVDVSHGSHIIWEGQPVKGTFGTGVSFTSNIFADAASKHDNAWAGTGTNGYHTYNCWKRTGAVGKPVVLYTVDGWTVETVYYCRPFN, encoded by the exons atgaagATCACCGCTTTTACATCTGCCCTTGTTGGCGCTGCCTCTGCCGCCGACACACTCTACCTCGTAAACTCCTGGAAAGGCAAGGAGATCTCCAGCGGAATGGCGTACTACGCCAACGGTCACGACGCAACGGGCGGAACCGGAGGCTCTCGTCCTGATGACTATGTCGACGTCAGCCACGGAAGCCACATCATCTGGGAAGGTCAACCCGTAAAGG GGACCTTTGGCACTGGAGTGTCGTTCACATCAAATATCTTTGCGGATGCGGCCAGCAAGCACGACAATGCCTGGGCTGGCACGGGCACCAATGGATACCATACGTATAACTGCTGGAAGCGCACTGGAGCTGTTGGAAAGCCTGTTGTGTTGTATACTGTTGATGGCTGGACAGTTGAAACTGTCTACTACTGCCGACCCTTTAATTAG
- a CDS encoding hypothetical protein (EggNog:ENOG41) — protein MPTTEETSVVIVGGSLVGLSTALFLSHFNVPTILIERHPGSSLHPRAIGYTARTIELFRTVGVESKLKGIQWSGGPPRRIVVESLAGKWTKEQGWTQKSKGGPPASFADYSPTEGVAIAQDVIEPVLRDRARELGADLRLGFTVTGWSQDDKGVTVNATGNDGEEIHVKAKYMVACDGNRSRIRESLGIQRHGVGLLRKLQSIMFRCEPLQHFLDHGYSQFQIEGREDGFEAFMTTYGGGRWMLAWNLEADDPEAILDEATQRDMVRKASGVQDLPDEDIQLITTGKWDIGGLIADQFSSGRVFLAGDAAHALPPNRGGYGANTGIADAHNLAWKLASVLCGKSAPEILDTYDVERRPVADVRHDQIFAREDYKRYVVEKEWPGKNVEIMDDVAMEFGYFYNSKTIVGGPDGSVPVKRPDEWNGQPGTRAPHVALDGDHSSTLDLFGSSWVVVSKDERWNQLVAEASAATDVKIEFVHVGSDVTENKKGDFNRLYGVDGTGSSLVRPDGFVAWRAPAWPADAQRELMQALGQVSFSLRHTDGLQ, from the coding sequence ATGCCAACTACAGAAGAAACATCCGTTGTGATCGTTGGAGGCAGCCTTGTAGGCCTCTCAACagccctcttcctctcccatTTCAACGTCCCCACCATCCTCATAGAGCGCCACCCCGGTagttctcttcatcctcgcgCAATTGGCTACACTGCCCGAACAATTGAACTCTTCCGTACCGTTGGCGTTGAGTCAAAACTCAAAGGCATTCAATGGTCTGGCGGTCCTCCTCGCCGTATCGTGGTTGAGAGTCTTGCTGGAAAGTGGACAAAAGAACAAGGCTGGACGCAAAAGTCCAAAGGTGGTCCACCAGCTTCCTTTGCGGACTATTCGCCGACTGAAGGTGTTGCTATCGCTCAAGATGTCATTGAGCCTGTTTTGAGAGATCGAGCAAGAGAGCTTGGGGCAGATCTCAGACTGGGCTTCACCGTTACGGGCTGGAGTCAAGATGATAAAGGCGTTACAGTCAACGCTACCGGAAATGACGGCGAAGAAATCCATGTCAAGGCAAAATACATGGTCGCATGTGATGGCAACCGCAGCCGTATTAGAGAAAGTCTCGGTATCCAACGCCATGGCGTCGGTCTCCTTCGGAAGCTCCAGAGCATCATGTTCAGATGCGAGCCGCTTCAACATTTCCTGGACCACGGCTACAGTCAATTCCAGATCGAAGGTCGCGAAGATGGTTTCGAGGCTTTCATGACTACCTATGGCGGCGGACGATGGATGCTAGCTTGGAACCTGGAGGCCGACGACCCCGAAGCCATTCTCGATGAAGCAACCCAGCGCGACATGGTCCGCAAGGCTTCTGGTGTACAAGATCTCCCCGATGAAGATATCCAACTCATCACTACTGGTAAATGGGACATCGGCGGTCTCATCGCGGATCAGTTCTCTTCTGGCCGTGTCTTTCTCGCTGGCGATGCGGCTCATGCCCTCCCTCCCAACCGCGGCGGCTACGGCGCAAACACCGGTATAGCTGATGCGCATAACCTTGCATGGAAGCTCGCATCTGTGCTTTGCGGCAAATCCGCGCCAGAAATTCTTGATACGTACGACGTCGAGAGAAGACCTGTCGCAGATGTCCGACATGACCAGATCTTTGCAAGGGAGGACTACAAGCGATACGTCGTCGAAAAGGAATGGCCTGGAAAGAATGTTGAGATTATGGACGATGTGGCGATGGAGTTCGGGTATTTCTATAACTCGAAGACTATTGTCGGTGGTCCAGATGGATCTGTTCCGGTGAAGCGGCCGGATGAGTGGAATGGACAACCAGGTACAAGAGCGCCCCACGTTGCACTCGACGGTGATCACAGCTCAACTTTGGACCTTTTCGGTTCATCTTGGGTCGTTGTATCAAAGGATGAGAGGTGGAACCAGCTCGTGGCAGAAGCATCTGCAGCTACGGACGTTAAGATTGAGTTTGTGCACGTTGGAAGCGATGTTACAGAGAACAAGAAAGGCGATTTCAACAGATTGTATGGCGTAGATGGTACCGGTTCTTCCTTAGTCAGGCCGGATGGGTTTGTTGCTTGGAGAGCACCGGCGTGGCCGGCTGATGCACAGAGGGAGTTGATGCAGGCGTTGGGTCAGGTTTCCTTCTCGCTGAGGCATACAGATGGGTTGCAGTGA
- a CDS encoding hypothetical protein (EggNog:ENOG41), producing the protein MPRAHDHFHGRHYHAERTTGPVKALNPTKRYLVADKKTPNAESDTGKESRPSAESPGVAYVWRSRDNRKGRHALAISVDPHKHEATKGPRPSNSYHQTLRGILKMFLRYPVWDVSYDVAVVFTIADSPGKDRMWSWWPTWYELRTHYFFDIGFLACSSQTFGATVFWISGFTALPPILNNLSTPAENGVYWLPQVIGGTGFIVSSILFMVEVQPRWYIPAPGVLGWHIGLWNLIGAIGFTLCGALGFGITHPGVEYALTLSTFIGSWAFLVSLTALSETWD; encoded by the exons ATGCCCAGAGCTCACGACCATTTTCACGGTCGGCATTACCACGCTGAGCGCACAACTGGCCCTGTCAAGGCGCTCAATCCGACGAAGAGATATCTTGTCGCCGACAAGAAGACACCCAATGCCGAGTCTGACACTGGAAAAGAATCTCGTCCGAGTGCTGAGAGCCCCGGGGTCGCGTATGTCTGGAGGAGTCGCGATAACAGGAAAGGACGACATGCGCTGGCTATCAGTGTTGATCCTCACAAGCATGAAGCAACAAAAGGACCGAGGCCGTCCAATTCGTATCATCAGACTCTCCGCGGtatcttgaagatgtttcTCAGATACCCTGTCTGGGATGTATCGTACGATGTCGCAGTCGTCTTCACAATAG CGGATTCACCGGGGAAAGACCGCATGTGGTCTTGGTGGCCGACGTGGTATGAACTACGAACGCATTATTTCTTCGACATcggcttcttggcctgttcTTCCCAAACATTCGGCGCCACGGTATTCTGGATATCAGGCTTCACAGCCTTGCCGCCTATACTCAACAATCTCTCTACACCAGCTGAAAACGGCGTGTACTGGCTCCCTCAGGTGATTGGCGGCACGGGCTTCATCGTCTCAAGTATCCTGTTCATGGTCGAAGTTCAGCCGCGATGGTACATTCCAGCGCCGGGGGTACTAGGATGGCATATCGGACTATGGAACTTGATTGGTGCTATTGGCTTTACTCTTTGTGGTGCGCTGGGCTTCGGCATTACGCATCCGGGTGTTGAGTACGCGCTCACGCTCTCGACATTCATAGGTTCATGGGCATTCCTTGTAAGTCTGACGGCACTCTCTGAGACATGGGACTAA